The following proteins come from a genomic window of Pseudomonas sp. WJP1:
- the cysE gene encoding serine O-acetyltransferase, with protein sequence MFERLREDIQSVFHRDPAARNAFEVLTCYPGMHAIWIHRLSAMLWRADLKWLARLVSNFGRWLTGIEIHPGAKVGRRFFIDHGMGIVIGETAEIGDDVTIYQGVTLGGTSWNKGKRHPTLGDGVVVGAGAKVLGPFTVGAGAKVGSNAVVTKEVPPGATVVGIPGRIIVKPGQELDAKRKAMAEKIGFDAYGVTEDMPDPVARAINQLLDHLQAVDGRLEGMCGALKDLGSNYCAKDLPELREEDFACVKDKDQSQAS encoded by the coding sequence ATGTTTGAGCGTTTGCGTGAAGATATCCAGAGCGTATTCCATCGAGACCCGGCGGCGCGTAACGCTTTTGAAGTCCTGACCTGCTACCCCGGCATGCATGCCATCTGGATTCACCGCCTGTCGGCGATGCTGTGGCGCGCGGACCTGAAATGGCTGGCGCGGCTGGTGTCGAACTTCGGCCGCTGGCTGACCGGGATCGAGATCCACCCGGGGGCCAAGGTCGGTCGGCGTTTCTTCATTGACCATGGCATGGGTATCGTCATTGGTGAGACCGCTGAAATCGGCGATGACGTGACCATTTACCAGGGCGTGACCCTGGGCGGCACCAGCTGGAACAAGGGCAAGCGTCACCCGACCCTGGGTGATGGCGTGGTGGTCGGGGCGGGCGCGAAGGTGCTCGGTCCGTTCACTGTCGGGGCCGGCGCCAAAGTGGGCTCCAATGCCGTCGTAACCAAGGAAGTGCCGCCGGGCGCCACGGTGGTGGGCATTCCGGGGCGGATCATCGTCAAGCCCGGCCAGGAGCTGGACGCCAAGCGCAAGGCCATGGCCGAGAAGATCGGCTTCGATGCCTATGGCGTGACGGAAGACATGCCGGACCCGGTGGCACGTGCCATCAACCAGTTGCTCGACCACCTGCAGGCGGTCGACGGGCGCCTGGAGGGGATGTGCGGGGCGTTGAAGGATCTGGGCAGTAATTACTGTGCCAAGGACCTGCCTGAACTGCGCGAAGAAGACTTCGCCTGTGTGAAGGATAAGGACCAGAGTCAGGCCAGTTAA
- the hscB gene encoding co-chaperone HscB, producing the protein MGTPCHFALFELQPSFNLDLDQLATRYRELARSVHPDRFADASEREQRLALEQSASLNEAYQTLKSPPKRARYLLALNGGELPLEVTVHDPEFLLQQMELREELEDLQDSADLNGVAVFKRRLKVAQEKLNDSFAACWNDAAQREQAERLMRRMQFLDKLTYEVRQLEERLDD; encoded by the coding sequence GTGGGTACTCCTTGTCATTTCGCTTTATTCGAGCTGCAACCGAGTTTCAACCTGGATCTCGACCAGCTGGCTACGCGCTACCGTGAGTTGGCGCGCAGTGTTCATCCAGACCGCTTTGCCGACGCTTCCGAGCGAGAGCAGCGGCTGGCGCTAGAGCAATCCGCGAGCCTCAACGAGGCCTACCAGACGCTCAAGAGTCCACCCAAGCGCGCGCGATACCTGCTCGCCTTGAATGGTGGCGAGCTGCCGCTGGAGGTCACGGTGCATGATCCGGAGTTTCTTCTGCAACAGATGGAGTTGCGCGAAGAGCTCGAAGACCTGCAGGACAGCGCCGACCTCAATGGCGTTGCCGTCTTCAAGCGCCGCCTGAAAGTGGCCCAGGAAAAACTGAACGACAGTTTCGCAGCCTGCTGGAATGATGCAGCGCAACGTGAACAGGCCGAACGCCTGATGCGGCGCATGCAGTTCCTCGACAAGCTGACCTACGAAGTGCGCCAGTTAGAAGAGCGCCTCGACGATTAA
- the iscA gene encoding iron-sulfur cluster assembly protein IscA yields the protein MAISMTEAAARHVRRSLDGRGKGEGIRLGVRTTGCSGLAYVLEFVDEVVAEDQVFESHGEKVIIDPKSLAYLDGTELDFVKEGLNEGFKFNNPNVRGECGCGESFNI from the coding sequence ATGGCTATCAGCATGACAGAAGCGGCTGCTCGACACGTGCGACGCTCCCTTGACGGGCGCGGCAAAGGTGAGGGGATTCGCCTGGGTGTTCGCACCACGGGCTGCTCCGGCCTTGCCTACGTGCTGGAGTTTGTCGACGAGGTGGTTGCAGAGGACCAGGTGTTCGAGAGTCACGGCGAGAAAGTGATCATCGACCCGAAAAGCCTGGCCTACCTGGACGGCACCGAGCTCGATTTCGTCAAGGAAGGGTTGAACGAAGGCTTCAAGTTCAACAACCCCAACGTGCGCGGTGAATGTGGCTGCGGCGAAAGCTTCAACATCTGA
- the hscA gene encoding Fe-S protein assembly chaperone HscA encodes MALLQIAEPGQSPQPHQRRLAVGIDLGTTNSLVAALRSGLSEPLADAQGQVILPSAVRYHADRVEVGESAKLAAATDPLNTVLSVKRLMGRGLADVKQLGDQLPYRFVGGESHMPFIDTVQGPKSPVEVSADILKVLRQRAEATLGGELVGAVITVPAYFDDAQRQATKDAAKLAGLNVLRLLNEPTAAAVAYGLDQHAEGLVAIYDLGGGTFDISILRLTGGVFEVLATGGDSALGGDDFDHAIAGWIIESAGLSANLDPGAQRQLLQTACAAKEALTNASSVEVAHGDWKAELTREAFDALIEPMVARSLKACRRAVRDSGVELEDVHAVVMVGGSTRVPRVREAVAEAFGRQPLTEIDPDQVVAIGAAIQADTLAGNKRDGDELLLLDVIPLSLGLETMGGLMEKVIPRNTTIPVARAQDFTTYKDGQSAMAIHVLQGERELISDCRSLARFELRGIPAMVAGAAKIRVTFQVDADGLLSVSARELGSGVEASIQVKPSYGLTDGEIAKMLKDSFQHANDDKVARVLREQQVDAQRLIEAVQGALEADGDRLLDAEERMVIELQMQELTELMKGSDGFAIEQQTKRLSQVTDAFAARRMDLTVKAALSGRNLNEIEE; translated from the coding sequence ATGGCCCTACTGCAGATCGCCGAACCCGGCCAAAGTCCTCAACCGCACCAGCGTCGCCTGGCTGTGGGGATCGACTTGGGCACTACCAATTCGCTGGTCGCTGCGTTGCGCAGTGGTCTTTCCGAGCCTCTGGCTGACGCGCAAGGGCAGGTCATCCTGCCGTCTGCCGTGCGCTACCACGCCGATCGCGTCGAGGTTGGCGAATCCGCCAAGCTGGCTGCCGCCACCGATCCCTTGAACACCGTGCTGTCGGTCAAGCGCCTGATGGGTCGTGGTCTGGCCGACGTCAAGCAGTTGGGCGATCAACTGCCATACCGCTTTGTCGGTGGCGAGTCGCACATGCCGTTCATCGACACGGTCCAGGGCCCGAAAAGCCCGGTCGAGGTGTCTGCCGACATCCTCAAGGTCCTGCGCCAGCGCGCTGAAGCGACCCTGGGTGGTGAACTGGTAGGTGCGGTGATCACCGTTCCGGCCTATTTCGACGACGCCCAGCGCCAGGCCACCAAGGACGCGGCCAAGCTGGCCGGCCTTAACGTGCTGCGCTTGCTCAACGAGCCGACCGCAGCGGCGGTGGCTTACGGTCTGGACCAGCATGCCGAAGGCTTGGTGGCGATTTATGACCTGGGCGGCGGTACCTTCGATATTTCGATTCTGCGCCTGACTGGCGGTGTGTTCGAAGTTTTGGCTACCGGTGGCGACAGCGCCCTGGGCGGCGATGACTTCGACCACGCGATCGCTGGCTGGATCATCGAGAGCGCCGGCCTGTCCGCCAATCTCGATCCGGGTGCGCAGCGTCAACTGCTGCAAACGGCCTGTGCTGCCAAAGAAGCCCTGACCAACGCCTCGTCGGTCGAAGTGGCGCATGGCGACTGGAAAGCCGAGCTGACCCGCGAAGCCTTCGATGCCTTGATCGAACCGATGGTCGCGCGCAGCCTGAAAGCCTGCCGCCGCGCGGTACGTGATTCCGGTGTTGAGCTGGAAGACGTGCATGCGGTGGTCATGGTTGGCGGCTCGACTCGCGTGCCGCGCGTTCGCGAAGCCGTCGCTGAAGCCTTTGGGCGCCAGCCACTGACTGAAATCGACCCGGATCAAGTGGTGGCCATCGGTGCCGCGATCCAGGCCGATACCCTGGCCGGCAACAAGCGCGATGGCGATGAATTGCTGCTGCTGGACGTGATTCCGTTGTCCCTGGGTCTGGAAACCATGGGCGGTCTGATGGAGAAGGTGATTCCACGCAACACCACCATCCCCGTCGCTCGCGCCCAGGACTTCACCACTTACAAAGATGGTCAGTCGGCCATGGCGATCCACGTGTTGCAGGGCGAGCGCGAGCTGATCAGCGACTGCCGCTCCCTCGCGCGCTTCGAATTGCGCGGTATTCCGGCGATGGTGGCCGGCGCGGCGAAGATTCGCGTGACCTTCCAGGTCGATGCCGACGGCTTGCTCAGTGTTTCCGCCCGCGAACTGGGTTCGGGCGTCGAAGCCAGCATCCAGGTCAAGCCGTCCTACGGCCTGACCGACGGCGAAATCGCCAAGATGCTCAAGGATTCGTTCCAGCACGCCAATGACGACAAGGTTGCCCGCGTATTGCGCGAGCAGCAGGTCGATGCCCAGCGCTTGATTGAAGCGGTGCAGGGCGCCCTGGAAGCCGACGGCGACCGCCTGCTCGATGCCGAAGAGCGCATGGTCATTGAATTGCAGATGCAGGAACTGACCGAACTGATGAAAGGTTCCGATGGTTTTGCCATCGAGCAGCAGACCAAGCGTCTGTCGCAAGTAACCGACGCTTTTGCCGCCCGTCGCATGGACTTGACCGTGAAAGCCGCGCTGTCGGGGCGCAACCTGAATGAGATTGAGGAATAA
- a CDS encoding IscS subfamily cysteine desulfurase — MKLPIYLDYSATTPVDPRVAQKMSECLLVDGNFGNPASRSHVFGWKAEESVENARRQVADLVNADPREIVWTSGATESDNLAIKGAAHFYATKGKHLITTKIEHKAVLDTMRQLEREGFEVTYIEPRTDGLVTPEMIEAELRDDTILVSVMHVNNEIGTINDIAAIGELLRSKGILFHVDAAQSTGKVEIDLQKLKVDMMSFSAHKTYGPKGIGALYVSRKPRVRIEATMHGGGHERGMRSGTLATHQIVGMGEAFRVAKEDMAAENVRIKALSDRFYKQVEHLEELYVNGSLTARVPHNLNLSFNYVEGESLIMALKDLAVSSGSACTSASLEPSYVLRALGRNDELAHSSIRFTFGRFTTEEEIDYAAQKVCEAVTKLRALSPLWDMYKDGVDISKIEWAAH; from the coding sequence ATGAAATTGCCGATTTACCTTGATTACTCTGCGACTACCCCGGTTGATCCGCGTGTCGCGCAAAAGATGAGTGAATGCCTGCTGGTCGACGGAAACTTCGGTAACCCGGCGTCCCGTTCCCACGTGTTTGGCTGGAAAGCCGAAGAGTCCGTCGAAAACGCCCGTCGTCAGGTGGCCGACCTGGTCAACGCCGACCCGCGCGAAATCGTCTGGACTTCCGGTGCCACCGAATCCGACAACCTGGCAATCAAGGGTGCGGCACATTTCTATGCCACCAAAGGCAAGCACCTGATCACCACCAAGATCGAGCACAAGGCTGTCCTGGACACCATGCGCCAATTGGAGCGTGAAGGTTTCGAAGTGACCTACATCGAGCCTCGCACCGACGGTCTGGTTACACCTGAGATGATCGAAGCCGAACTGCGCGACGACACCATCCTGGTGTCGGTGATGCACGTGAACAACGAAATCGGCACCATCAACGACATCGCAGCGATCGGCGAATTGCTCCGCTCCAAGGGCATCCTGTTCCACGTCGACGCCGCTCAGTCCACTGGCAAGGTCGAGATCGACCTGCAGAAGCTGAAAGTCGACATGATGTCGTTCTCCGCCCACAAGACCTACGGTCCTAAAGGCATCGGCGCCCTGTACGTCAGCCGCAAGCCGCGCGTACGTATCGAAGCGACCATGCACGGCGGCGGTCACGAGCGCGGCATGCGTTCGGGCACCCTGGCGACTCACCAGATCGTCGGCATGGGCGAAGCGTTCCGCGTGGCCAAGGAAGACATGGCTGCCGAGAACGTGCGCATCAAGGCCTTGAGCGACCGTTTCTACAAGCAGGTCGAGCACCTGGAAGAGCTGTACGTCAACGGCAGCCTGACTGCTCGCGTGCCGCACAACCTGAACCTGAGCTTCAACTACGTTGAAGGCGAGTCGCTGATCATGGCGCTCAAGGACCTGGCGGTTTCGTCCGGTTCGGCCTGCACCTCGGCGTCGCTGGAGCCTTCGTACGTACTGCGCGCCCTGGGCCGCAACGACGAACTGGCACACAGCTCGATCCGCTTCACCTTCGGCCGTTTCACCACCGAAGAAGAAATCGATTATGCCGCGCAGAAAGTCTGCGAGGCCGTTACCAAGCTGCGCGCTCTGTCGCCGCTGTGGGACATGTACAAAGACGGCGTCGATATCTCGAAGATCGAGTGGGCGGCACACTAA
- the suhB gene encoding type III secretion system regulator SuhB, with protein MQPMLNIALRAARSASELIFRSIERLDTIKVDEKDAKDYVSEVDRAAEQKIIDALRKAYPNHSILGEETGMHAGSGIEGEEYLWIIDPLDGTTNFLRGIPHFAVSIACKYRGRLEHAVVLDPVRQEEFTASRGRGAQLNGRRLRVSGRTSLDGALLGTGFPFRDDQMDNLDNYLGMFRALVGQTAGIRRAGSASLDLAYVAAGRFDAFWESGLSEWDMAAGALLIQEAGGLVSDFTGGHDFLEKGHVVAGNTKCFKAVLTAIQPHLPASLKR; from the coding sequence ATGCAGCCCATGCTGAATATCGCGCTGCGCGCCGCCCGCAGCGCCAGTGAATTGATCTTCCGCTCCATCGAGCGCCTGGATACCATCAAGGTCGACGAAAAAGACGCCAAGGATTACGTATCCGAGGTGGACCGCGCCGCTGAACAGAAAATCATCGACGCGCTGCGCAAGGCGTACCCGAATCACTCGATCTTGGGTGAAGAGACCGGCATGCACGCCGGCTCCGGCATCGAAGGCGAAGAGTACCTGTGGATCATCGATCCGCTGGACGGCACCACCAACTTCCTGCGCGGCATTCCTCACTTCGCTGTCAGCATCGCCTGCAAATACCGCGGTCGCCTGGAGCACGCTGTTGTCCTGGACCCGGTTCGCCAGGAAGAATTCACCGCCAGCCGTGGTCGCGGCGCCCAACTGAACGGCCGTCGCCTGCGCGTCAGCGGTCGCACCAGCCTGGACGGCGCCCTGCTGGGCACCGGCTTCCCGTTCCGTGATGACCAGATGGACAACCTCGACAACTACCTGGGCATGTTCCGCGCCCTGGTAGGCCAGACTGCCGGCATCCGTCGCGCAGGCTCGGCGAGCCTGGACCTGGCCTATGTGGCCGCTGGCCGTTTCGACGCCTTCTGGGAGTCGGGCCTGTCCGAGTGGGACATGGCGGCAGGCGCCCTGCTGATCCAGGAAGCAGGCGGCCTGGTGAGCGACTTCACCGGCGGTCACGACTTCCTTGAAAAAGGCCACGTCGTTGCCGGCAACACCAAATGCTTCAAGGCAGTCCTGACGGCCATCCAGCCGCACCTGCCAGCCTCGCTGAAGCGCTAA
- the iscR gene encoding Fe-S cluster assembly transcriptional regulator IscR, giving the protein MRLTTKGRYAVTAMLDLALHAQHGPVSLADISERQGISLSYLEQLFAKLRRSNLVSSVRGPGGGYQLSRDMQGIQVAQVIDAVNESVDATKCQGQGDCHQGDTCLTHHLWCDLSLQIHEFLSGISLADLVTRREVQEVAQRQDQRRCNSKAPRLDKIEASAVE; this is encoded by the coding sequence ATGCGACTGACTACAAAAGGCCGATACGCCGTGACCGCCATGCTCGACCTGGCGTTGCACGCGCAGCACGGGCCCGTGTCCCTGGCCGATATCTCCGAGCGCCAAGGCATCTCCCTGTCCTACCTCGAGCAGCTGTTTGCCAAATTGCGCCGCAGCAATCTGGTGTCCAGCGTTCGCGGTCCAGGCGGTGGCTACCAGCTGTCACGCGACATGCAAGGTATCCAGGTCGCCCAGGTGATCGATGCGGTGAACGAATCGGTCGATGCAACCAAATGCCAGGGCCAGGGTGATTGCCATCAAGGCGACACCTGCCTGACCCACCACTTGTGGTGCGATCTGAGCCTGCAGATTCACGAATTTCTGAGCGGTATCAGCTTGGCTGACCTTGTGACTCGCCGTGAGGTGCAAGAAGTAGCCCAGCGTCAGGATCAACGCCGTTGCAACAGCAAGGCGCCACGCCTGGACAAGATTGAAGCGTCCGCCGTCGAATGA
- the secF gene encoding protein translocase subunit SecF: MLRTINFMGVRNFAFGVTLFLTVLALFSVATKGMNWGLDFTGGTLIELTYERPADVTKVREQLVTAGYHEAIVQNFGATTDLLVRMPGEDPQLGHQVAEALQKVGGENPATVKRVEFVGPQVGEELRDQGGLGMLMALGGILIYLAFRFQWKFAVGAIVSLIHDVIVTIGILSFFQITFDLTVLAAVLAIIGYSLNDTIVVFDRVRENFRVLRKASLIENINISTTQTLLRTMATSISTLLAIAALLFFGGDNLFGFSIALFIGVLAGTYSSIYIANVVLIWLNLSSEDLIPAANTEKEVDDRP, encoded by the coding sequence ATGTTACGTACAATCAACTTCATGGGCGTTCGCAACTTTGCGTTCGGCGTCACATTGTTCCTTACCGTGCTGGCCTTGTTCAGCGTCGCCACCAAGGGCATGAACTGGGGCCTGGACTTCACCGGCGGTACGCTCATCGAGCTGACCTACGAGCGTCCGGCCGATGTCACCAAGGTGCGTGAACAACTGGTTACCGCCGGTTATCACGAAGCCATCGTGCAGAACTTCGGTGCTACTACCGATCTGCTGGTGCGTATGCCTGGTGAAGACCCGCAACTGGGTCACCAGGTGGCTGAAGCGCTGCAGAAAGTCGGCGGCGAAAACCCGGCGACGGTCAAGCGCGTCGAGTTCGTCGGCCCGCAGGTGGGTGAAGAACTGCGCGACCAGGGCGGCCTCGGCATGCTGATGGCGCTGGGCGGCATCCTGATCTACCTGGCGTTCCGCTTTCAGTGGAAGTTTGCGGTCGGTGCGATCGTTTCCCTGATCCACGACGTGATCGTGACCATCGGTATCCTGTCGTTCTTCCAGATCACCTTCGACCTGACGGTGCTGGCGGCGGTACTGGCGATCATCGGTTACTCGCTCAACGACACCATCGTGGTATTCGACCGGGTTCGTGAGAACTTCCGGGTGCTGCGCAAGGCCAGCCTGATCGAGAACATCAACATCTCGACCACGCAAACCCTGCTGCGCACCATGGCCACCTCGATCTCCACCTTGCTGGCGATCGCGGCCCTGTTGTTCTTCGGTGGCGACAACCTGTTTGGCTTCTCCATCGCCCTGTTCATCGGTGTTCTGGCGGGTACCTACTCGTCGATCTACATCGCCAACGTGGTGCTGATCTGGCTGAACCTGAGCTCTGAAGACCTGATTCCTGCGGCCAACACCGAGAAGGAAGTCGACGACCGTCCTTGA
- the iscU gene encoding Fe-S cluster assembly scaffold IscU: MAYSEKVIDHYENPRNVGKMDAEDPDVGTGMVGAPACGDVMRLQIKVNDAGIIEDAKFKTYGCGSAIASSSLATEWMKGKTLDEAETIKNTQLAEELALPPVKIHCSVLAEDAIKAAVRDYKQKKGLI; encoded by the coding sequence ATGGCTTACAGCGAAAAGGTCATCGACCACTACGAAAACCCGCGCAACGTCGGCAAGATGGACGCGGAAGATCCTGATGTCGGCACCGGCATGGTCGGCGCTCCGGCGTGCGGCGACGTGATGCGCCTGCAGATCAAGGTCAACGACGCAGGCATCATCGAAGATGCCAAGTTCAAGACCTACGGCTGCGGTTCGGCGATCGCCTCCAGCTCCCTCGCCACCGAGTGGATGAAGGGCAAGACCCTGGACGAAGCGGAAACCATCAAGAACACCCAGCTGGCTGAAGAGCTGGCCCTGCCGCCAGTGAAAATTCACTGCTCGGTACTCGCCGAAGACGCCATCAAGGCGGCCGTTCGCGATTACAAGCAGAAGAAAGGCTTGATCTGA
- the trmJ gene encoding tRNA (cytosine(32)/uridine(32)-2'-O)-methyltransferase TrmJ: MLQNIRVVLVNTSHPGNIGGTARAMKNMGLSRLVLVEPRLFPHHEADARASGAGDILEKAQVVATLEDALVGCNLVLGTSARDRRIPWPLLDPRECGSKVVEEAGQGAEIALVFGREDSGLTNDELQRCHYHVHIPSDPEFSSLNLGAAVQVLSYEVRMAWLAAQGQPTKVEKEEVASVKSAELATMDELERFYEHLEQTLVAIEFLDPEKPRHLMARLRRLYGRSSVSRAEMNILRGILTETQKAARGELLKRKD; encoded by the coding sequence TTGCTGCAAAACATTCGTGTCGTCCTGGTCAATACCAGCCATCCGGGCAATATCGGCGGGACCGCGCGCGCCATGAAAAACATGGGGCTGTCGCGCCTGGTGCTGGTCGAACCACGCCTGTTCCCGCACCACGAGGCCGATGCCCGCGCTTCCGGTGCCGGTGACATCCTTGAAAAGGCGCAAGTCGTCGCCACCTTGGAAGATGCCCTGGTCGGTTGCAATCTGGTGCTCGGCACCAGTGCCCGCGACCGGCGTATTCCCTGGCCGCTGCTCGATCCGCGCGAATGCGGGAGCAAAGTGGTCGAGGAAGCCGGGCAGGGCGCCGAGATCGCCCTGGTGTTCGGTCGTGAAGATTCCGGCCTGACCAATGACGAGCTGCAGCGATGTCATTATCACGTGCACATTCCATCAGACCCTGAGTTCAGTTCGCTGAACCTTGGGGCGGCGGTGCAGGTGTTGAGTTATGAAGTGCGCATGGCCTGGCTGGCCGCCCAAGGCCAGCCAACCAAGGTCGAGAAGGAAGAAGTGGCATCGGTCAAAAGCGCTGAGCTGGCGACCATGGATGAGCTGGAGCGATTCTATGAGCACCTGGAGCAAACCCTGGTGGCCATCGAATTCCTCGACCCGGAAAAGCCACGGCACTTGATGGCGCGCCTGCGCCGGTTGTACGGACGCAGCTCGGTCAGCCGGGCGGAAATGAATATTTTGCGTGGCATCCTCACGGAAACCCAGAAAGCGGCCCGTGGTGAGCTTCTTAAGCGGAAGGATTAA
- a CDS encoding glycine zipper 2TM domain-containing protein, translating to MNKSMLVGAVLGAVGVTAGGAVATYSLVKDNGPEYAQVLAVEPIKTQIKTPREVCKDVAVTRQAPVKDQHQIAGTVVGALAGGLLGNQIGGGTGKKIATVAGAVGGGYAGNKVQEGMQERDTYTTTQTRCNTVNDISDKVVGYDVRYSLDGKEGKVRMDRDPGNQIPVDKEGKLILSENQQAH from the coding sequence GTGAACAAGTCGATGCTGGTTGGTGCTGTACTGGGTGCTGTCGGTGTGACTGCCGGCGGTGCTGTGGCCACCTACAGCCTGGTTAAAGATAACGGCCCTGAGTATGCTCAAGTGCTCGCCGTTGAACCGATCAAGACTCAAATCAAGACTCCACGTGAAGTGTGCAAGGATGTAGCGGTCACCCGGCAAGCGCCGGTCAAAGATCAACACCAGATCGCTGGTACGGTGGTAGGTGCGCTGGCGGGTGGTTTGCTGGGTAACCAGATCGGCGGCGGCACCGGCAAGAAGATTGCCACGGTTGCAGGCGCTGTCGGTGGTGGTTATGCCGGTAACAAGGTTCAGGAAGGCATGCAGGAGCGTGACACCTACACCACGACCCAGACCCGTTGTAATACGGTGAATGACATCAGTGACAAGGTAGTGGGTTACGACGTGCGTTATTCGCTGGATGGCAAGGAAGGCAAGGTGCGCATGGATCGCGATCCGGGGAACCAGATCCCTGTGGATAAAGAGGGCAAGTTGATCTTGTCGGAGAATCAGCAGGCGCATTGA
- the secD gene encoding protein translocase subunit SecD: protein MLNKYPLWKYILILAVLAIGLIYSAPNLYPDDPAIQVSGASTALQVNQADLDRVSAALKESGINVKAATLAANGKGGLIRLTKAEDQLPAKDVVRKALGDDYVVALNLAQTTPQWLRSLGAHPMKLGLDLSGGVHFLLEVDMDKALDARLKVYEGDVKSLLRKEKLRYRSLPQLGGAIQLGFSDEDSREQARTIIRKNFNDFDIVPADLNGQPVLRLAMTPAKLAEIREYSIKQNLTTVRNRVNELGVAEPIVQRQGANRIVVELPGVQDTAEAKRILGKTANLEFRLAAEPGASKATSESFEFREGNRPAALIERGLIITGDQVTDAKAGFGEHGTPEVNIRLDGHGGELMSRATRSNVGRSMAVIFIEQRPVTTYTKQVVDGVEKDVAVQSFKEEKKIISLATIQSPLGAQFRITGLNGQGESSELALLLRAGGLAAPMYFAEERTIGPSLGADNITKGIDASLWGMLFVSLFIIAIYRFFGIIATVALAVNMVMLLALMSLLGATLTLPGIAGIVLTMGMAVDANVLIFSRIREEIAAGMTVQRAINEGFGRAFTAILDANLTTLLVGGILFAMGTGPVKGFAVTMSLGIFTSMFTAIMVTRAMVNLIFGGRDFKKLWI from the coding sequence ATGCTGAACAAATACCCTCTGTGGAAATACATTCTGATCCTGGCGGTGCTGGCGATCGGTCTGATTTATTCCGCTCCCAATCTTTATCCTGATGACCCGGCCATCCAGGTCAGCGGTGCAAGCACTGCACTGCAGGTCAATCAGGCTGATCTGGACCGTGTGAGCGCTGCGCTCAAGGAATCCGGGATCAACGTCAAGGCTGCCACCCTGGCTGCCAACGGCAAGGGCGGCTTGATTCGCCTGACCAAGGCTGAAGACCAGCTGCCGGCCAAAGACGTCGTGCGCAAGGCATTGGGTGATGACTACGTCGTTGCACTGAACCTGGCACAAACCACCCCGCAATGGCTGCGCAGCCTGGGCGCGCACCCGATGAAGCTGGGCCTGGACTTGTCCGGTGGTGTGCACTTCCTGCTGGAAGTGGACATGGATAAAGCCCTCGACGCACGCTTGAAAGTGTACGAAGGCGATGTAAAGAGCCTGTTGCGTAAAGAGAAACTGCGCTATCGCAGCCTGCCGCAACTGGGTGGTGCCATTCAGCTGGGCTTCTCCGATGAAGACAGCCGTGAACAGGCCCGTACGATCATCCGCAAGAACTTCAACGATTTCGACATTGTTCCGGCCGACCTCAATGGCCAACCGGTGCTGCGTCTGGCGATGACCCCGGCCAAGCTGGCGGAAATCCGCGAATACTCCATCAAGCAGAACTTGACCACGGTACGTAACCGCGTCAACGAGCTGGGTGTTGCTGAACCGATCGTCCAGCGTCAGGGCGCCAACCGCATCGTGGTTGAGCTGCCGGGCGTGCAGGACACTGCCGAAGCCAAGCGTATCCTCGGCAAGACGGCCAACCTGGAATTCCGTCTGGCCGCTGAGCCGGGTGCTTCGAAAGCCACTTCCGAATCCTTCGAGTTCCGTGAGGGCAATCGTCCTGCTGCGCTGATCGAGCGTGGCCTGATCATCACCGGTGACCAGGTAACCGACGCCAAGGCTGGTTTCGGCGAGCACGGTACGCCAGAAGTGAACATCCGCCTGGATGGCCATGGTGGCGAGCTGATGAGCCGCGCGACCCGTTCGAACGTCGGTCGCAGCATGGCGGTGATCTTCATCGAGCAGCGTCCGGTCACCACTTACACCAAGCAAGTGGTCGATGGCGTCGAGAAAGACGTGGCGGTGCAGTCGTTCAAGGAAGAGAAGAAAATCATCAGCCTGGCGACCATCCAGTCGCCGCTGGGTGCGCAATTCCGTATCACCGGCCTGAACGGCCAGGGCGAGTCGTCCGAACTGGCACTGCTGCTGCGTGCCGGTGGCCTGGCTGCGCCGATGTACTTTGCTGAAGAACGCACCATTGGCCCGAGCCTGGGTGCCGACAACATCACCAAGGGTATCGATGCCTCGCTGTGGGGCATGCTGTTCGTCTCGCTGTTCATCATCGCCATCTACCGCTTCTTCGGCATCATCGCCACCGTCGCACTGGCGGTGAACATGGTGATGCTGCTGGCCCTGATGTCGCTGCTGGGTGCAACGCTGACCCTGCCGGGTATCGCCGGTATCGTGTTGACCATGGGCATGGCGGTCGACGCCAACGTGCTGATCTTCTCGCGGATTCGTGAAGAGATCGCCGCGGGCATGACCGTGCAGCGCGCCATCAACGAAGGCTTCGGCCGGGCATTCACCGCGATTCTCGACGCCAACCTGACCACGTTGCTGGTCGGCGGCATCCTGTTTGCCATGGGCACAGGGCCCGTCAAAGGCTTCGCAGTGACCATGTCCCTCGGGATCTTTACCTCGATGTTCACGGCCATCATGGTGACCCGCGCGATGGTCAACCTGATCTTCGGCGGACGTGACTTCAAGAAGTTGTGGATTTAA